The proteins below are encoded in one region of Helianthus annuus cultivar XRQ/B chromosome 2, HanXRQr2.0-SUNRISE, whole genome shotgun sequence:
- the LOC110893475 gene encoding uncharacterized protein LOC110893475, whose amino-acid sequence MLKANLPSERLAGTVDQLSPGNNGILRFNGRIWVPIYGGLGDLILQEAHNSKYSVHPGGDKIYQDLKANYWWMGLKKSIATHVAKCLRCSPAKAEHRKPSGLLQQLEIPTWKWEMDTHSSDKLAKLYVDKIVSLHRVPVSVVSDRDISTVYHP is encoded by the exons atgttgAAAGCTAACCTTCCAAGTGAAAGATTAGCTGGAACTGTTGATCAGTTGTCACCTGGGAACAATGGAATCCTCAGATTCAATGGTCGAAtctgggttcctatttatggaggacttggAGATTTAATCCTCCAGGAAGCACATAACTCTAAATATTCAGTTCACCCTGGAGGTGACAAAATATATCAAGatttgaaggcaaattattggtggatgggtttgaagaaatctatagccacaCACGTAGCGAAGTGTCTGAGGTGCTCACCGGCTAAAGCTGAACATCGAAAGCCGTCAGGACTGCTACAACAACTAGAAATTCCcacgtggaaatgggaaatg GACACTCATAGCTCCGATAAATTAGCAAAGTTATATGTGGACAAGATTGTGTCCCTTCATAGAGTGCCAGTATCTGTTGTATCTGATAGAGATATTAGTACGGTTTATCATCCttag